Within the Dolichospermum compactum NIES-806 genome, the region ATGTGCTCTCCTGCGGAAGTTCGTAACGGAGATTAAATACTATAAAAGGAAAGACAAACGGTTTAAATATGCGAAAATGATGCCGCCACCAACTCCTACGTAATAAATAATATTTGGGTTTATATTGATTGGGCTTTCTATTACCAACTAAAATATCACATTTTTTGCTATAAAATATCTTGGCTATATCTTGGAAAGCAGATGGTAGATACATATCATCGCTATTAAGGTAAGCTAATATATGACCTGTAGCTTTTTCTAATCCTTTATTAATCGCATTTGCCTGTCCTTTATCCTTCTCACTCACCCAATAAGTCAACCAAGGTTCATACTTTTTAATAATCTCCACTGAATCATCTGTGCTGTTACCATCAATTACAATATATTCTAAATTAGGATAACCCTGAAGCAACACAGAACGAATAGTTTCTTCTATAAATTGCCCATAGTTATAATTTGGTGTAACAATACTAATCTTTGGCCATTCTGAGCCATCAGGCATTTTATCAGGTACTTGGGGACTCGATTCAGTCCAAGGCCAGCCTGTTTTACCGCTTGGGGGTGGTGGAAGTTCGCTTAAAGTGGGACAACGCATATACTTATTATACTCCTTATTAGGATTAAAACTTTTAGACTTACAACTGTTCTCAAAAGAAATTTGATTTTACTGGAACATCTCGCGGAAAAATATCTTGTTAATTATTGTCCATGATGGTTTTCAAGTCTTTGAGCGATAGCGAAGCGCTGCTGCAAGCAGTTCGCCTGTACTGGTTGATCTAGAGGCTATAATCACATTATATATTCAGTTGCGATGCCTACTGCGAGGGAAGCGATCGCCTGACCTGTTGGTATAGTTCTATATATAGCGGTTCTCGATTAATTGAGATACAAGAACCCCACCCCCAACCCCCTCCCCGCAAGCGATGAGGGGGCTATGATGTATCTCATGCAAGTGTATACTGCTATATCTTTTTTCCTGCATTTCTAAAGTATATTCTTTAAGGGCGATAGCGAAACGCTGCTGCAAGCAGTTCGCTCGCCAATTTTCGTTCATTTTTTCCCCTTAATTATTTATCTTAAAATAACGTTACAATCCCCAATGACTAATTTGAAATTTCATAAATTAGCGATCGCTTTCAATTAAGATAAACAAAGTATATCTCAATTGCCGCTACCCTAGACGACAAAAGGGTATTTGATAGACTAAATGAATATTCGGGGATGGTTTGCAAGTCTTTGAGCGATAGCGAAGCGCTGCTGCAAGCAGTTCGCCTGTACTGGTTGAACTAGAGGCTATAATCACATTATATATTTGGTTGCGATGCTTACTGCGAGGGAAGCGATCGCCTCATCTGTTGGTATAGTTCTATATATAGCGGTTCTCGATTAATTGAGATACAAGAACCCCACCCCCAACCCCCTCCCCGCAAGCGATGAGGGGGCTATGATGTATCTCATGCAAGTGTATACTGCTATATCTTTTTTCCTGCATTTCTAAAGTATATTCTTTAAGGGCGATAGCGAAACGCTGCTGCAAGCAGTTCGCTCAACAATTTTCGTTCATTTTTTCCCCTTAATTATTTATCTTAAAATAACGTTACAATCCCCAATGACTATTATTAGCTCACTTATAACACACTTATTTTATAAGTTAACAGTAGTTATCCCCTATATTTGAATAGGATTTTCTCCTCAGCTTGTTTAAATTCAATATCAAATAAATCAAACACAACTTCCCTACCCAATAAAACTTCTTGGCAATCCTCATTTTGTAACCAGGCAACAGGAGCAGAAAAGGTATAATTATCAATCTGCATTTCAACTTGTCGGAGTACATATTGTACACTCCCCCCTACTCCTTCTCCATTACTCAGAACTTCTCCTTGAGAGAGGGCATATCCTAAGTCTGTGCCTAAATAAAATGTAATTAGGCTAATATCCGAACCAGAATCTACAAGCATTTCCAGGATTTTAGAATTTTGAAAAGTTAGACAGACTTCGTATTTTGGCTGCCAATCATGTTTTTTGACTGTTCTAAAACGCACTGGGAAAAACTTCACTGGCTCAACAAATTCGTTCTCGTAGATCCGCTCAGTGATGTAGTCAGAAGATTTTAAGTTCTGAAGGTCAATTTGCTGTGTCATGATTCTATAATCTTGGTGATGAGCTATTACACCATCCTTAGTGTAAATAATCCATTCTCCACGATATTGTTTTAGTTTTCGGTAATTTGCTTTACGCCATTCTTTGGCACTATTGTATTTTTCGTTCATATTTAGCTATAGGAAAGTCGGGGATCTGGGCATGATCAGATTATGTATTCAGTTACCATTATATTTATTTCTTTAATCGCCTAATTACTGACAATATTAGATGTCTTGTAGACAAAGTTCCAGATTTTGGTCAGATATTTTCTGTACTTTGGCCTTCTGATCAATATCTCAAAAGAGATCCTCAAAAGGTTGCATGGAGGGACTGAGATCAAAAAGACCATCAAAGCCCAACTCACTGTTCAATACTATCCGGTTCTGTCACTCTCGCACAACAATAATCGAATCTATTTTTTTTAACTCTGATTTTATACAGGTTTGCGATCGTCGTTCTCTAATGGATGAATAATAGAATAACACATAGTTAATTAGTGTGCGCTAGGTTCAGAGATTCTGATTCAAGTGTCATCTTTATTGTCAGTATATTTTAATTAACTCCTTTGAATAATTGATACCTGCGAAAGAGTTTCATTTAACCAAGCGATCACCTTCAAGATCAACAGTTTCAGATCCCCGACTTCTTAAAGAAGTCGGGGATCTGATTTTCTTATTTTATTTATAGAGTGAAGGTTAAAGAATTTCCCCAGTGACCAATTTGAGATTTCATAAATTAGCGATCGCTTTCAAGATAAACAAAGTATATCTCAATTGATTATAAGTTGTCTTTAGGGGATAGACTAGACTAAATGTGAAAATTTACTGGTTTTCTAACCAGCTTTCTAACTCAGAAATATCCGTAAAATCAAGTAATTGATCAACCAACATTTCAATTACACTTAGTTTCAAACCCCGAATTCGATCTTCAATGGCAGAATCTAAAGAACCAAATTGCCGTGTCAGAAGACGCAGAACTATACTCACTGCTTCTTCTTGCTTTCCTTCTTGCTTTCCTTCTTGCTTTCCTTCTTGCTTTCCTTCTTGCTTTCCTTCCTGTTGTCCTTCAGCAAAGACATCCTGATAAAAACGGGTTTGTTTGAGGTCTACGTCTGTTATTCCTATCATCTGCTGTATTTCCTCTCTACTTAAAATAGGCAGTTTATAAACCATGATAGTCTCTAACAAATCAATTAGTTGCAATTGCAATTGTCTTTGAGTTATTTGTCCATAGGTTTCTTTAGCAATTTCTTGTGCTAAAACTGCACTTTTATCCGCAGGAGTAACAATCAGTTTCAGCAACTTCAGACTGATAGGGGCATTTGCTGGAGGTTCTAATTCATCCAAGTATATACGGTGGACTCTGGAACTTGCCAATAATCACATTATATACTCAGTTGCGATGCCTGCTCCAAGGGCAGCGATCGCCGGACTTGTTGGTATAGTTCAATATAGCGGTATGCACTTGCATAAGATACATCATAGCCCCCTCATCGCTTGGGGGGAGGGGGTTGCTCNNNNNNNNNNNNNNNNNNNNNNNNNNNNNNNNNNNNNNNNNNNNNNNNNNNNNNNNNNNNNNNNNNNNNNNNNNNNNNNNNNNNNNNNNNNNNNNNNNNNNNNNNNNNNNNNNNNNNNNNNNNNNNNNNNNNNNNNNNNNNNNNNNNNNNNNNNNNNNNNNNNNNNNNNNNNNNNNNNNNNNNNNNNNNNNNNNNNNNNNNNNNNNNNNNNNNNNNNNNNNNNNNNNNNNNNNNNNNNNNNNNNNNNNNNNNNNNNNNNNNNNNNNNNNNNNNNNNNNNNNNNNNNNNNNNNNNNNNNNNNNNNNNNNNNNNNNNNNNNNNNNNNNNNNNNNNNNNNNNNNNNNNNNNNNNNNNNNNNNNNNNNNNNNNNNNNNNNNNNNNNNNNNNNNNNNNNNNNNNNNNNNNNNNNNNNNNNNNNNNNNNNNNNNNNNNNNNNNNNNNNNNNNNNNNNNNNNNNNNNNNNNNNNNNNNNNNNNNNNNNNNNNNNNNNNNNNNNNNNNNNNNNNNNNNNNNNNNNNNNNNNNNNNNNNNNNNNNNNNNNNNNNNNNNNNNNNNNNNNNNNNNNNNNNNNNNNNNNNNNNNNNNNNNNNNNNNNNNNNNNNNNNNNNNNNNNNNNNNNNNNNNNNNNNNNNNNNNNNNNNNNNNNNNNNNNNNNNNNNNNNNNNNNNNNNNNNNNNNNNNNNNNNNNNNNNNNNNNNNNNNNNNNNNNNNNNNNNNNNNNNNNNNNNNNNNNNNNNNNNNNNNNNNNNNNNNNNNNNNNNNNNNNNNNNNNNNNNNNNNNNNNNNNNNNNNNNNNNNNNNNNNNNNNNNNNNNNNNNNNNNNNNNNNNNNNNNNNNNNNNNNNNNNNNNNNNNNNNNNNNNNNNNNNNNNNNNNNNNNNNNNNNNNNNNNNNNNNNNNNNNNNNNNNNNNNNNNNNNNNNNNNNNNNNNNNNNNNNNNNNNNNNNNNNNNNNNNNNNNNNNNNNNNNNNNNNNNNNNNNNNNNNNNNNNNNNNNNNNNNNNNNNNNNNNNNNNNNNNNNNNNNNNNNNNNNNNNNNNNNNNNNNNNNNNNNNNNNNNNNNNNNNNNNNNNNNNNNNNNNNNNNNNNNNNNNNNNNNNNNNNNNNNNNNNNNNNNNNNNNNNNNNNNNNNNNNNNNNNNNNNNNNNNNNNNNNNNNNNNNNNNNNNNNNNNNNNNNNNNNNNNNNNNNNNNNNNNNNNNNNNNNNNNNNNNNNNNNNNNNNNNNNNNNNNNNNNNNNNNNNNNNNNNNNNNNNNNNNNNNNNNNNNNNNNNNNNNNNNNNNNNNNNNNNNNNNNNNNNNNNNNNNNNNNNNNNNNNNNNNNNNNNNNNNNNNNNNNNNNNNNNNNNNNNNNNNNNNNNNNNNNNNNNNNNNNNNNNNNNNNNNNNNNNNNNNNNNNNNNNNNNNNNNNNNNNNNNNNNNNNNNNNNNNNNNNNNNNNNNNNNNNNNNNNNNNNNNNNNNNNNNNNNNNNNNNNNNNNNNNNNNNNNNNNNNNNNNNNNNNNNNNNNNNNNNNNNNNNNNNNNNNNNNNNNNNNNNNNNNNNNNNNNNNNNNNNNNNNNNNNNNNNNNNNNNNNNNNNNNNNNNNNNNNNNNNNNNNNNNNNNNNNNNNNNNNNNNNNNNNNNNNNNNNNNNNNNNNNNNNNNNNNNNNNNNNNNNNNNNNNNNNNNNNNNNNNNNNNNNNNNNNNNNNNNNNNNNNNNNNNNNNNNNNNNNNNNNNNNNNNNNNNNNNNNNNNNNNNNNNNNNNNNNNNNNNNNNNNNNNNNNNNNNNNNNNNNNNNNNNNNNNNNNNNNNNNNNNNNNNNNNNNNNNNNNNNNNNNNNNNNNNNNNNNNNNNNNNNNNNNNNNNNNNNNNNNNNNNNNNNNNNNNNNNNNNNNNNNNNNNNNNNNNNNNNNNNNNNNNNNNNNNNNNNNNNNNNNNNNNNNNNNNNNNNNNNNNNNNNNNNNNNNNNNNNNNNNNNNNNNNNNNNNNNNNNNNNNNNNNNNNNNNNNNNNNNNNNNNNNNNNNNNNNNNNNNNNNNNNNNNNNNNNNNNNNNNNNNNNNNNNNNNNNNNNNNNNNNNNNNNNNNNNNNNNNNNNNNNNNNNNNNNNNNNNNNNNNNNNNNNNNNNNNNNNNNNNNNNN harbors:
- a CDS encoding glycosyltransferase family 2 protein, with the protein product MRCPTLSELPPPPSGKTGWPWTESSPQVPDKMPDGSEWPKISIVTPNYNYGQFIEETIRSVLLQGYPNLEYIVIDGNSTDDSVEIIKKYEPWLTYWVSEKDKGQANAINKGLEKATGHILAYLNSDDMYLPSAFQDIAKIFYSKKCDILVGNRKPNQYKPKYYLLRRSWWRHHFRIFKPFVFPFIVFNLRYELPQESTFWNHTKFQNLKFNENYHFCLDLWWFYQIYSGAKVAHTTQRLGYFRLHLDSKTSNLENVHQREKSNLLKEWSSKTFSPINKNDELKIISAYKWVSIYAVLVKLTMPWIDVIFEYNHPDYLRGAEKKNVKTKK
- a CDS encoding retropepsin-like aspartic protease: MNEKYNSAKEWRKANYRKLKQYRGEWIIYTKDGVIAHHQDYRIMTQQIDLQNLKSSDYITERIYENEFVEPVKFFPVRFRTVKKHDWQPKYEVCLTFQNSKILEMLVDSGSDISLITFYLGTDLGYALSQGEVLSNGEGVGGSVQYVLRQVEMQIDNYTFSAPVAWLQNEDCQEVLLGREVVFDLFDIEFKQAEEKILFKYRG
- a CDS encoding DUF2887 domain-containing protein, with product MASSRVHRIYLDELEPPANAPISLKLLKLIVTPADKSAVLAQEIAKETYGQITQRQLQLQLIDLLETIMVYKLPILSREEIQQMIGITDVDLKQTRFYQDVFAEGQQEGKQEGKQEGKQEGKQEGKQEEAVSIVLRLLTRQFGSLDSAIEDRIRGLKLSVIEMLVDQLLDFTDISELESWLENQ